A single Streptomyces sannanensis DNA region contains:
- a CDS encoding universal stress protein, which translates to MDAHTAESPADGPVVVGTDGSPDAVPAVKWAAREAAARSQPLHIVHATGIDAWGGNLAPDTIRLVHDAAHLIVDEAAEHARGQVPDLRVTTTVSGDRPDTSLLGTAGDTATIVVGSRGLSGFPALLLGSVSLKVASHARGPVVVVRGTEQPPRGVVLAGLRDERDLEVARCAGRTAARRKAALHLVTAWTLPQYLESVALIADEARARAGEQATAGAGGVVESVRREFPDVDISDEVKTERSPANVLVEASSHADLLVVGARGPAHSIGALMGRVTPAVLHHAHCPVAVIPRG; encoded by the coding sequence ATGGACGCACACACCGCGGAGAGCCCGGCGGACGGGCCGGTGGTGGTGGGCACCGACGGTTCACCCGACGCCGTACCGGCGGTCAAGTGGGCCGCTCGGGAGGCGGCTGCCCGCAGCCAGCCCCTGCACATCGTGCACGCCACCGGCATCGATGCCTGGGGCGGAAACCTGGCCCCCGACACCATCCGCCTCGTCCACGACGCGGCGCACCTCATCGTGGACGAAGCGGCCGAGCATGCCCGCGGGCAGGTGCCAGACCTGCGGGTCACCACCACTGTCAGCGGGGACCGCCCCGACACGAGCCTGCTGGGGACGGCGGGCGACACCGCGACCATCGTCGTGGGCTCCCGTGGCCTCAGCGGATTCCCCGCCCTCCTGCTGGGCTCGGTCAGTCTCAAGGTGGCGAGTCACGCGAGAGGACCCGTGGTCGTGGTCCGCGGTACGGAACAGCCACCGAGGGGAGTCGTCCTCGCGGGCCTGCGGGACGAACGGGATCTCGAGGTCGCGCGCTGCGCGGGGCGCACCGCCGCCCGCCGCAAGGCGGCCTTGCACCTGGTGACCGCGTGGACACTCCCCCAGTACCTGGAGAGCGTGGCACTCATCGCCGACGAGGCGCGAGCGCGCGCGGGGGAGCAGGCCACCGCAGGCGCGGGAGGTGTCGTCGAATCCGTCCGACGGGAGTTCCCGGACGTTGACATCAGCGACGAGGTGAAAACGGAGCGGTCCCCCGCCAACGTGCTGGTCGAAGCCTCTTCCCATGCCGATCTCCTGGTGGTGGGCGCCAGGGGGCCTGCGCATTCGATCGGCGCACTGATGGGACGCGTCACCCCTGCCGTCCTGCACCATGCGCACTGCCCAGTGGCTGTCATTCCCCGCGGATGA
- a CDS encoding Hsp20/alpha crystallin family protein, producing MSRLLESAAMPAMGEAMAWAPLADVRETDDAYVVECELPGIKREDIDVEVGERELTITGELKEGERSGTLRRSTRRSGCFEYRALLPTEVKSFDVSATLADGVLTVTMPKAQAAKPRHVEVTPQS from the coding sequence ATGAGCCGGCTGTTGGAGTCGGCCGCCATGCCCGCCATGGGCGAGGCGATGGCCTGGGCGCCGCTGGCCGATGTGCGCGAGACCGATGACGCCTACGTAGTCGAGTGCGAATTGCCCGGCATCAAGCGCGAGGATATCGATGTCGAGGTAGGCGAACGGGAGCTGACCATTACCGGCGAGTTGAAGGAGGGCGAACGTTCGGGCACCCTGCGCCGGAGCACTCGCCGCTCCGGGTGCTTCGAGTACCGGGCGCTGCTGCCCACCGAAGTGAAGTCCTTCGACGTCAGCGCGACCCTGGCCGACGGGGTACTCACAGTGACCATGCCCAAGGCACAGGCCGCGAAGCCGCGCCATGTCGAGGTCACCCCCCAGTCCTGA
- a CDS encoding SHOCT domain-containing protein, with the protein MTMMWYDGGWGWGGWFVMAVMMVVFWGLVIAGIVAVVHYVGDARRDGRAAPADERGWGQRRAEELLAERFARGEIDEDEYRRRRALLREPP; encoded by the coding sequence ATGACGATGATGTGGTACGACGGCGGATGGGGGTGGGGCGGCTGGTTCGTGATGGCCGTGATGATGGTCGTGTTCTGGGGGCTGGTGATCGCCGGTATCGTCGCCGTCGTCCACTACGTCGGTGACGCCCGGCGGGACGGCCGGGCCGCCCCGGCCGATGAGCGGGGATGGGGGCAGAGGCGGGCCGAGGAACTGCTCGCCGAGCGGTTCGCTCGCGGGGAGATCGACGAAGACGAGTACAGACGGCGCCGGGCCTTGCTGCGGGAGCCTCCGTGA
- a CDS encoding carboxymuconolactone decarboxylase family protein — protein MNIGATDSKAPRIFIDKRSPKAYHALVQTSEAVRAVAAEAGLDHVVVELINMRVSQINGCAYCLDVHTRAALRAGESTRRLGVLAAWRDTELFTPRERAALALAEVTTDTADRDAHQAAYDTARQVLTEDEVSAVIWVAITIGAFNRVSIMSRHPVRGIPRQ, from the coding sequence TTGAACATCGGCGCAACGGATTCGAAAGCCCCGCGGATTTTCATCGACAAGCGGAGCCCGAAGGCCTACCACGCACTCGTGCAGACGTCCGAAGCGGTTCGTGCGGTCGCCGCCGAGGCCGGGCTCGACCACGTCGTCGTGGAGCTGATCAACATGCGCGTGTCGCAGATCAACGGCTGCGCCTACTGCCTCGACGTACACACCAGGGCGGCGCTGCGCGCGGGCGAGAGCACGCGGCGGCTGGGGGTGCTGGCCGCCTGGCGGGACACGGAACTGTTCACGCCGCGGGAGCGCGCGGCGCTCGCTCTGGCCGAGGTGACCACCGACACCGCCGACCGCGACGCGCACCAGGCCGCCTACGACACCGCCCGTCAGGTGTTGACCGAGGACGAGGTGTCCGCGGTGATCTGGGTGGCGATCACCATCGGCGCCTTCAACCGGGTCTCCATCATGAGCAGGCATCCCGTCCGCGGGATCCCCCGGCAGTGA
- a CDS encoding amino acid transporter gives MAVPARPSRLRAWLLEGLTAEPRQRPGPHAETPAVHKGQRWWRVMCLTGLDYFSTLGYQPGIAALAAGLLSPLATIVLVVLTLVGALPVYRRVSEESPHGAGSIAMLERLLPFWKGKLFVLTLLGFAATDFLITITLSAADATAHLVENPHFTSVLKGHHVPITLLLIALLGGVFLKGFGEAIGLAVVLVASYLALNAVVVSVGLWHVITAPNVITDWSHALTTDYGNPLLMIGVALVVFPKLALGLSGFETGVAVMPHIEGAPGDTEERPVGRIRGTKKLLTTAAAIMSVFLISSSFITTLLIPAKEFESGGRANGRALAYLAHEYLGSAFGTVYDFSTILILWFAGASAMAGLLNLMPRYLPRYGMAPHWARAVRPMVIVFTLVAFLVTWIFNANVDAQGGAYATGVLVLITSAAVAVTIAARRAGQRGWTIAFGAVSAVFVYTTAANIVERPDGVKIGACFITGIMGLSLASRLARVFELRVTDVSFDDMAARFIRDTASRTIRFIANEPDRRDMAEYREKIKQIRADNDVPDGDDLMFVEVTVLDPSEFESGLRVHGEVMHDRYRVLTLESSSVPNALAALLLHVRDETGQRPHIYFEWTEGNPLANFLRFFLFGQGEVAPVTREVLREAEPDRARRPHIHVG, from the coding sequence ATGGCCGTCCCCGCCCGACCCAGTCGCCTGCGCGCGTGGTTGCTCGAAGGCTTGACCGCCGAGCCGAGGCAGCGTCCGGGCCCGCATGCGGAGACCCCCGCCGTGCACAAGGGACAGCGATGGTGGCGGGTCATGTGCCTGACCGGGCTCGACTACTTCTCCACCCTTGGCTACCAGCCGGGCATCGCGGCACTGGCCGCCGGCCTGCTGTCGCCGCTCGCGACCATCGTGCTGGTGGTGCTGACCCTGGTGGGCGCGCTGCCGGTGTACCGGCGGGTGTCCGAGGAGAGCCCGCACGGTGCGGGCTCGATCGCCATGCTGGAACGGCTGCTGCCGTTCTGGAAGGGCAAGCTGTTCGTACTGACGCTGCTGGGCTTCGCCGCGACGGACTTCCTGATCACGATCACCCTGTCGGCGGCGGACGCCACGGCGCATCTGGTGGAGAACCCGCACTTCACAAGTGTCTTGAAGGGCCATCATGTCCCGATCACGCTCTTGTTGATCGCGCTGCTCGGCGGCGTGTTCCTCAAGGGTTTCGGTGAGGCCATCGGGCTGGCGGTGGTGCTGGTGGCGTCGTATCTCGCGCTGAACGCCGTCGTGGTGTCCGTAGGGCTGTGGCATGTCATCACCGCACCAAACGTGATCACCGACTGGTCCCATGCACTGACCACCGACTACGGGAATCCGCTGCTCATGATCGGCGTGGCACTGGTGGTCTTCCCCAAACTCGCACTGGGTCTGTCCGGATTCGAGACCGGCGTGGCAGTCATGCCGCATATCGAGGGTGCCCCGGGAGACACCGAGGAGAGGCCGGTGGGCCGTATTCGCGGGACGAAGAAGCTGCTGACCACGGCTGCCGCCATCATGAGTGTCTTCCTGATCAGCAGCAGTTTCATCACCACCCTGCTGATCCCGGCCAAGGAGTTCGAATCCGGTGGCCGGGCCAATGGGCGTGCCCTCGCCTATCTGGCCCACGAGTACCTGGGGTCGGCGTTCGGGACGGTCTACGATTTCTCCACCATCCTCATCCTCTGGTTCGCGGGCGCCTCCGCCATGGCCGGCCTGCTCAATCTGATGCCGCGCTATCTGCCCCGCTACGGCATGGCTCCGCACTGGGCGCGTGCGGTGCGCCCCATGGTCATCGTCTTCACCTTGGTCGCCTTCCTCGTGACCTGGATCTTCAACGCGAACGTCGACGCCCAGGGCGGCGCGTACGCCACCGGTGTCCTGGTTCTCATCACATCGGCCGCGGTCGCCGTCACCATCGCCGCGCGCCGGGCCGGGCAGCGTGGCTGGACCATCGCCTTCGGGGCCGTCTCCGCGGTCTTCGTCTACACGACGGCCGCGAACATCGTCGAGCGGCCCGACGGTGTGAAGATCGGCGCCTGCTTCATCACCGGCATCATGGGACTTTCGCTTGCATCCCGTCTGGCCCGGGTCTTCGAGCTGCGGGTGACGGATGTGTCCTTCGACGACATGGCCGCGCGTTTCATCCGTGACACCGCCAGCCGCACCATCCGTTTCATCGCCAATGAGCCCGACCGTCGCGACATGGCCGAGTACCGCGAGAAGATCAAGCAGATCCGTGCGGACAACGACGTCCCGGACGGGGACGATCTCATGTTCGTCGAGGTCACTGTCCTCGACCCGTCCGAGTTCGAGTCCGGGCTGCGGGTACACGGCGAGGTGATGCACGACCGCTACCGCGTCCTCACCCTGGAGAGTTCCAGCGTCCCCAACGCGCTCGCAGCACTGCTGCTGCACGTACGGGACGAGACCGGTCAGCGACCGCACATCTACTTCGAGTGGACCGAAGGCAATCCCCTCGCCAACTTTCTGCGGTTCTTCCTGTTCGGCCAGGGAGAGGTGGCGCCCGTCACCCGTGAGGTCCTCCGCGAGGCCGAACCGGATCGCGCCCGACGGCCGCACATCCACGTCGGCTGA